One region of Oryza sativa Japonica Group chromosome 5, ASM3414082v1 genomic DNA includes:
- the LOC136356523 gene encoding uncharacterized protein — MAQQKREFRALQQGTMSVTEYLHEFNRLARYAPEDVRTDAEKQEKFLFGLDDELTNQLISGVYEDFEKLVDKAIRQEEQRNKMDRKRKAAQISFPQGNNQKPRFMTGQLGGPSTLIVCQHRPYHPSNFDNDYNGGSHNNSKQRNHNSTPPPLMAPAQSDPPAVSVQSEQPKKGAVGKPGPCFNCGKHGHFAGKCPKLNRTGPRFIQARANHVSAEEAQAAPEVVLGTFPVNSYPATVLFDSGASHSFISKRFAGTHGLSVVELKIPMKVHTPGNDMRTAHYCPSVTIEIKRSPFLSNLILLESKDLDVILGMDWLTRNKGVIDCASRTITLTNDKGEKVTFRSPASQKSVASLNQAAIEGQTETVEKSPRKLEDIPIVQEYPEVFPEDLTTMPPKREIEFRIDLAPGTAPIYKRPYRMAANELAEVKKQKRNMSNIFVWYLRN, encoded by the exons ATGGCACaacagaagagagagttccgtgcgCTCCAGCAAGGAACCATGTCAGTTACAGAGtacttgcatgagttcaaccgccttgcgcgctacgcccctgaggacgtgcgcaccgatgctgagaagcaggagaagtttttgtttgggctcgacgatgaattgaccaaccagcTAATCTCCGGAgtttatgaggactttgagaagcttgtggacaaggctattcgtcaggaagaGCAACGCAACAAAATGGACCGAAAAAGAAAGGCAGCTCAGATCAGCTTTCCTCAGGGGAACAATCAGAAGCCTCGCTTCATGACGGGACAGCTAGGTGGGCCTTCCACCCTGATCGTCTGTCAGCACCGTCCCTATCACCCGAGTAACTTCGACAACGATTACAAcggtggcagtcacaacaacagtaaGCAGCGCAACCACAACTCGACTCCACCCCCACTAATGGCACCAGCTCAGTCAGATCCGCCAGCTGTGTCAGTTCAGTCAGAACAACCCAAGAAGGGGGCTGTAGGAAAGCCAGgaccctgcttcaactgtggcaagcACGGCCACTTTGCTGGCAAGTGTCCGAAGCTGAATCGCACTGGACCCAGGTTCATCCAGGCCCGCGCCAATCATGTGTCTGCAGAGGAAGCAcaggcagcaccagaggtcgtgttgggcacgtttccagtgaactcatatccagcaacagttctctttgattcaggtgcctcgcattctttcatttccaaaAGATTTGCTGGGACACATGGATTATCGGTAGTGGAACTTAAAATACCGATGAAGGTTCATACCCCTGGAAATGATATGAGGACAGCACACTACTGCCCCTCGGTGACTATAGAGATCAAAAGATCACCGTTTCtatccaacctcatccttctcgaatctAAAGACCTGGATGTCattcttggaatggattggttgaccagAAACAAGGGAGTGATTGACTGCGCAAGCCGCACCATCACCCTAACCAACGACAAAGGGGAGAAGGTCACCTTCCGTTCCCCAGCGTCGCAGAAGTCCGTAGCGAGTCTGAATCAGGCTGCTATTGAGGGTCAGACAGAAACAGTGGAGAAAAGTCCCAggaagttggaggatattcctatagtacaagagtatcctgaggtgttcccagaagacctcactacaatgccaccgaagagagaAATCGAGTTCCGGATCGATTTGGCACCCGGAactgctccaatttacaagaggccgtacagaatggcagctaatgagctagcagaggtcaagaagcag aagaggaacatgagcaacatcttcGTCTGGTACTTGAgaaattga